The DNA sequence CGTGGGCCAGCGGCGGAGATGCAGCGGCGTCTGCCAAAGCAGGCTCGTCCCAGACTCCCATGGGCCAATTCGTCCAGCCTCCGGCGTCTGCAGGACTACGATCACCACGGCCGCCGCAGCTGACTAGCAATTCCACTCTTCAAACGACCACCTTGACGGCTCGCGACAAGACCCCAGCTGATTTGCCTCTCCTATCCCCATATGCGAATGGAGGTGGCAGCTGGGCTTCCATGGTCAATACTCCAATGGCGCCGACTTTCAACACCGGAAACTCTACTGGCCAGGCCGATATGATTGCCAACGCGACTGCAATGAAGCTGGCTGCGCTTTCGACTGTCAACAATCGTTTCGCTCTCGATGACGTTCGCAAATATCGGAGGGCTAGATCCAACGATGCTCCGGGCAATGCACACAGCCAAATGCCCCCTACGCCGTCGCAAATCAACTTTCCCAGCGCCAACGTCGTGATGATCAACGAGCACGGGCAGGTCATGACCCGTGACCAACTAATGGCGCTCCAAGCTCAGCAGGGCCTCAGCTTTGGAGGGCAGCGATCTCGCCCCAGCTCTCCGGGTCTGCCTTTGCAGGCTGGGATGGGCCCCATGTCGCACTTCACTTCGCCTCAGCATAATGGCTTTCTTAGCGCATACGATGGTTCTGGGTTGATGTCTGGTGGCATACCGCCCGTCGGCTTGGGGCAGCTAGGAATCAACACTCACGAAGGCTACCTCTCAGACCACTCTGACATGGTCCGAGGCCGTTCACCGAGAGGACGACGGGGAAGCTCCAAGCCTCCGGAAGATCCCACCGATCCCACCCTTCTTCAGGACATCCCTAGCTGGCTCCGTAGTCTGCGACTACACAAGTACACGGATAATCTGAAGGATATGAAATGGACGGATCTGGTCGAATTAGACGACAAGGCTTTGGAGGACCGAGGCGTAAATGCTCTCGGAGCGCGACGCAAGATGCTCAAGGTCTTTGAACAAGTCAAAGGTGAGTGACTATCAACCCAATATTTCCCCTAAACCTATACCCACGATTCTAACGCAAGTGATGCAATAGAAGCCAAAGCAGAAGGCAGACTAGCATAAGATCAAGTTGGTGTAACGCAGAATGACGGCACGAGCGCTGGCTACTTATTACTAGGGTTTGTATTAAGGAGTTATAATTACGAATTATACACTACGAAATGGtatgacgagaagaagaatatgctATCATCACAagattttaatataaacATTACATATAAATTACATTATAACAAAAGTTTATACACTCTAGGGTGGAGGCTCAGAAATAGCATTATCATGTTTTATTCAATTTTTTTGCTCTATTTTTCAAACCATAAAATAGTTGGTCAACCAGATGAAAAACTCCATTATTGTCCGGGTATCATGTCAAGATTTAGGTCTTGGGGCCTTAATTCCTCTAATTCCTCTGTCGTCGTTTGGAAACTACTGATTTGTAGAATGCCTTGCGTCCtgacctcttcttctcctgtaTGTCGGAGTATTTGGACGCGAGCTTGTTGTCATTATGAGCAACCATGACGCCCTCTAGCAGTGTTTGCTTTCTCTCCTTACGGCCAAGTCTCGCGCTGAATGGGTCGGTTGGACTGGCAATGACCTTGCCCACCTGCGAATATACGGGGGGCGCTGGCTCGGAGGTTTTTTCTCTGATGCTTAGGGTCTAGGACATTTCGCATGCGCAAGAGTTGCCAGTCTCTCTTGAACTCTGCCGTCATGTTTGTTTTGGGAAGATCAAACCAGTCAGCCCCTGCTGTGTTCTGTTTTTATACGTTAGCAACGAAAAGTCCTCGTACCAGTTGCGTAAAGAGGTAATGAGCGTAAAAGGGGACTTGAGTCGCTTGGTATTCAGAGTAACTATgatgataaaaaaaatcaggAGCCACGGGACGATAGCCCAAGACGGACGTTGTCCCGTGTCATTGTGCCTTGCGGCTAACTTTCATCTTTATACCGGCAATCTCATTGCAAAGACAAGAGGGacatgagagagagaacagGAGAGAACAAGGAGTAATTTGTATCTGCTTACCTTACCCTTCCGCTGTGCATCCATCTTGGGCTGCGGCACGCGGACTTGAGCCAATTCTGGCGTGGGAGCTGCTACAGCCTTAACAACATCCTCTCCTCCCACTGGCTTCGCCGTCGAAGCTGTTGAAGCTTCCTTGGCGACTATGCGGCCACCGCTGAGGCGCTGCTCGGCTTGCTGTAGGAGCTCCTGGATGTCATTGTCGGCAAAATCAGCCATAATATGACCTTGAATCCGCGACAAGGAGATCAATTGCCAGGTCTTTGTGAGGAAAGCGCTGGAGGGAAAATTTTCGAGAGAAAATGGCCCTGGTTCTTTTGTAAGAGAAAATAAATGctggtggttttttttttttttttggtttatGCAAAGAAGTGGATTGATCCCATTacaagaatttttttttaccagctccccaccatcaccacccaAAAAACACGAATTATGTAATGCAGAGGATCACGGCATGGCGGGAATATTTATGCAGCTATCCCGAAAGCGAGGCAGCTAGCCGCCCTAGCTGATTCCGGCTAGCCATGGCTGCCCAGCGAATAAGCTGCTCCAGTCGTGAAGCAGCTCTGACAACATCATCCAAGGTCTCGAGCCCAAAATCAACAACGCGATCTGCCTGTTACACCGATAACGCGCGCTTGCTGCACCTGTTGGGAATTTTTTTGCTGATGCGGTTGGCCTGAGTCTTGCCGATAAACAGAGACGTGCTTCCACCTTCGCCTTTGTGTATGTATATCTTGCCTGTGATGAGTTATCGATGCCGGCCTCTGATGCGATTTAGTACTCGTAGCTTGCTTTGCCGCACCACCAACCTCGCTGCTTCATCTACACAACGTTCAACAATGGAGTCGCAAAACCAGTCTGCGCCAACCCACCCGTCACATAACCGGCCGGCACCCGTCTACGATCCCACGCAAGGAGGACACTATGGTTCGtagctcttctctctcgctgaGCGTCTGCTGCTGAAATGCTAATGCGCCCCGCATAGGTGCCTGTGCTGCTGTTCGTATACTTGCTTCAATGGTCTGTTTGGCCATGCCATCCTTGCTTGCTAACAACAGCTACAGCTTGCCTCGCAAGGCTTTGCACCGGCCGAGCTATACACCGGCCCCTGGGCAAATgtttgtttctctctccttgtgCGTTTGCTCCGCGCTTCTGATGGCTGACTGCTGGGCGGCTTCTAGGTTCACCAAGGACTCACAGGACAGTACAAGGATATCCTAACAACCTACTGGCAGCAGACAATCAGCCACTTGGAAAGCGACACTCACGATTACAAGATCCACCAGCTGCCCCTTGCGCGTATCAAAAAGGTCATGAAGGCCGACCCAGAGGTCAAGATGATTTCCGCCGAAGCACCGATTCTATTCGCCAAGGGCTGTGACATCTTCATTACGGAACTCACTATGCGCGCATGGATCCATGCAGAGGAGAACAAGCGCCGCACTCTGCAGCGGTCCGACATTGCCTCGGCACTTGCTAAATCCGACATGTTTGATTTCCTCATCGACATTGTCCCTAGAGAAGAAGCTACAGCACACGCCAAAAGAACCACCACCCAGCCCTCCGCCGCGCAGCCAGTCCCCGGTGGCGCCCAGGCACCAATGGCCGGGCACCCAGGCATGGCTCAGGCGCCTAGCCATCCGTCTGCCCACCCAATGGCCACCGCAGGTTACATGGACGCGCATGCGCTCGGCGCTGAGCAGGACTACAGACAGCCCCCCAACATGTATCCTGGCCAGGTTCCCCAGGGCCCTCCCGCTGCCGCCTATGGACAGGCCCAGCCACAAACGGCTATCTATGGCGAAATGGAGGGCATGTATCCATACTCAACAATGCAACCGCAACAGGTAAGTCATTCCTGCCACAACTTAACATGACCCTGCTAATGGTTGATAGGCACCAATGCAGTCTGAAGAATTCGAATAGGGCTCGCTTCAGTTTGAACCGGCAGTTGACGAAGAGCCACCAGCATGGGACCAGTGACACAACAAAATTCGTTGGATCAAGTCATCTTCTGCCTACCACCTCCCAAGTAATGTGGGGAGTCTCCAGGCGGGCAAGATATCAGGCATATTTTGCGACCTAGGGACACATGTAAACAACAGTTTGCTTCATTTCATGATGGCGAAGCGAGACAGATTGGAAAGCGGCGCAGTTCTCGCCGAAGGTTGTGCGGTAGGAGTCAGCCTACACTATAtgttagtttttttttttttttgttttgttttgggtATATCTCGTTTGGTTTTCAATTGTATGGGTCAACACATACTTTTCAAGTAGCATCGGCCCATTGAGGGGGGTCAACTCGGCCATATTTCTTGTTGCGGATTGAAATATCATAGAACTCGTCATGATTATCCGACTGCATCAGATTTACAGTCTGCTGAAGTTCATCGAGATTTTCACGTAGCATCTGTCCGTTTTCTAAGCTCCCGACAAAGTCGGTAAGATAGTTGACGTCTTGTGCCAAAGCTGACACTCCATGGCCGTTGATGTGTCGAACTTCGGATGAAAGAGGCAGGGCCTGTTTTGGTCAGTCAAAATGAAATAAATAATCactttttgttttaaaaGGAGACTCGATAGGCAGCTTACCAATATTTTCTCGGCTGCGTGGCTCAGAGCATCAAAATAAATCAATTCTTTAATCTCTCTAGGCAGCCCCAGAAGCGTAGAATTCATAATGTTGGACAGATATCGAGTAAGAGTTTGCATGTAATTGCTGGGCTCCGTCTGCACTGCATTTGCCAGCCTATGTAATTGGCTTGATTAGCTCCTGCGATCAGTTCCATAACCAAAATGTCTTCTTACCAGTCGTATTCTGCCGTATCCACAAGATCGTCAATTTTTGAGTTGACTAGCTCGAATATTCTCTTTTCGGCAgtctttttgttgttgcGGAATTCCTCGGTCGCATTCAATCTCAAAGGACCGCCCGCCGAAGTGGTAGACCTTGCTCTGATCAACAGCTGTTCCAGCTCACGGCACGCTATCTCAAAGTGCTCTAAATTGATGAGAATCTGCACAATCTGTCCTAAATATTGAGAGCTCAGACGCTCCACAAGAGACTTGCAAACTTTCTCACTAAGAAGCTCATCTAAAGACTATTTTATTGGTCAGCCGCCTATTCCACTGAACCGAAACATAGAGAGGAGAGCGTCAAGACCTTTCGGAGCGTTTCATCAATAATATCCGAGTGCTGAAAGTGGTCGTCAAGGAAAAAGTAGAACTGGTTCAGAAAGTTTCGGATGTCGATACAACAGAGGGGGTACATCTGAGAAAATGGTAAAACACATGGGAATCTACATATCATCGTCAGCATCTGCGCATCCTGGAGGAAAAGGATAGACTAACGCAAGTTCCTCCGTAGGTCGATCTGGTGTGAACCAGCTGACATTGATCACTTTCTCGTAGTCGCTAAGCGAGTTGATAGCCATTGGCATGTAGTCGTCGGTGGAAACAATCTATCAAGTTTGTCATGTTGGAAAAATGAATGTTCACTTTGGAAtagggggggaaagaaaaagagagagggagaagtAAACATCTGTACTGACCTCTTGAAAGTCTTCACTGAATCGAcgcttcagcagctgggcatACTTATCGAAGAGCTGTAAGAGGAAATTATCAAGAGTAGAGACGGAGTATCCCCAGCCCTAAACGCAGTCAGTGATTGTCAAATCAAATCAGTTGtttttcctccttttttttgtccttcCTTTCTTTAACTCGTTTCACACGGGTACATGCTTACTTCCATAGTCTGAATGAACATGGCAATAAAGCCCTTGATTTTCAGTAGCACTTCGGCATTATCGATACCTGTCAGCGCTTTCGTCGTGATGGCTATAGCTGCCGTGCACATGGAGTCCCAAAGTTCTTCTACCTGTTGTGTTATGTTAGAACAAAACTGATTGCTTCGAAATTGTAAATCGCAGACTCACATCAACCACAGAGCGCAGATAAGGCACGCGCCCCATTGTTGCCTTTTCTATAATTGCGAACCCAGCTATTCCCTCCAGTAAGCTGCTAAGAGATGATTCATCCTCAGCTAGCAGATCAATCGAAGTCGGGATAAGAAGATCTTTTTTGCTGACGCCTAGTAGAGGCGTATTCCGATCGAAACCGGTCGCTATGTCCAAGAGCATCGTGGATATGAAGAGCTTCAAACAGTGGTGTAAAATCGACTTGCAACTCTTCATTGTCGAGCACGTCAAattcttcattctcatccGCAATAAGTTCAATTGAGGAGTTTAGCTTGAAATTCTCCAAGAACTTCTCATTCTCGATTCGCGCCCTCTGCCGCGACCTCCGCATCTCGGTATGATAAAATGCGACTTCTCCCAAAAATTGCGAGGTTTCACGGATCCGAAAAAGCCAGGTATTCAAGTCAGACATGACCGCTTCGGAAATTGCCCTCCGCGAGGCAGGGAGGGACTTCTGGATAACATCTGCCAAACGATGCTGAGTCGCATACCGGTTCTGAAGGATAGAGACCAGATGTTCGTTCTGCAAGTCTTCCAGCGACTTGAGGGCAGAGTAGTACTTCTTTCGGCGGACAAGTTCGTGGGAGTGGTTGACGGCATGCAGCACTGTAAGAGACTCGCGGAGAGCATCTGCCGCGTCAGCGATGTTCTGGCGCACAGCCTTGGTGTTGACGAGGGCGC is a window from the Trichoderma atroviride chromosome 5, complete sequence genome containing:
- a CDS encoding uncharacterized protein (EggNog:ENOG41~BUSCO:EOG092D2BNK~antiSMASH:Cluster_5.3): MSGSHVAGNRNSTPEVNATPSLRPPSSRAVGSGSSLRASADMAAISGTSSANRIRPSSDFYGQPQQGGLGPAGLDIDSQDKIAQQWIADIDQYETTLEEMAAATLDQDFKDELSAIEQWFRVLSEAERTAALYALLQQTTQVQIRFFIQVLQQMGKNHPMSGVLSPATFDKDPMSSRLSDAMNKLNVDSARNSFARNSAVSSTKRHSGLDASTINAMFPDAAAAIATEKAKFTQQTGNPPSSNRNSLALDPRTAMAGPNIAAAPQESREGNAASAASPWASGGDAAASAKAGSSQTPMGQFVQPPASAGLRSPRPPQLTSNSTLQTTTLTARDKTPADLPLLSPYANGGGSWASMVNTPMAPTFNTGNSTGQADMIANATAMKLAALSTVNNRFALDDVRKYRRARSNDAPGNAHSQMPPTPSQINFPSANVVMINEHGQVMTRDQLMALQAQQGLSFGGQRSRPSSPGLPLQAGMGPMSHFTSPQHNGFLSAYDGSGLMSGGIPPVGLGQLGINTHEGYLSDHSDMVRGRSPRGRRGSSKPPEDPTDPTLLQDIPSWLRSLRLHKYTDNLKDMKWTDLVELDDKALEDRGVNALGARRKMLKVFEQVKEAKAEGRLA
- a CDS encoding uncharacterized protein (EggNog:ENOG41~antiSMASH:Cluster_5.3); translated protein: MADFADNDIQELLQQAEQRLSGGRIVAKEASTASTAKPVGGEDVVKAVAAPTPELAQVRVPQPKMDAQRKGKNTAGADWFDLPKTNMTAEFKRDWQLLRMRNVLDPKHQRKNLRASAPRIFAGGQGHCQSNRPIQRETWP
- a CDS encoding uncharacterized protein (BUSCO:EOG092D2V2F~antiSMASH:Cluster_5.3) translates to MESQNQSAPTHPSHNRPAPVYDPTQGGHYGACAALASQGFAPAELYTGPWANVHQGLTGQYKDILTTYWQQTISHLESDTHDYKIHQLPLARIKKVMKADPEVKMISAEAPILFAKGCDIFITELTMRAWIHAEENKRRTLQRSDIASALAKSDMFDFLIDIVPREEATAHAKRTTTQPSAAQPVPGGAQAPMAGHPGMAQAPSHPSAHPMATAGYMDAHALGAEQDYRQPPNMYPGQVPQGPPAAAYGQAQPQTAIYGEMEGMYPYSTMQPQQAPMQSEEFE
- a CDS encoding uncharacterized protein (antiSMASH:Cluster_5.3), with the protein product MGRVPYLRSVVDVEELWDSMCTAAIAITTKALTGIDNAEVLLKIKGFIAMFIQTMEGWGYSVSTLDNFLLQLFDKYAQLLKRRFSEDFQEIVSTDDYMPMAINSLSDYEKVINVSWFTPDRPTEELAFPCVLPFSQMYPLCCIDIRNFLNQFYFFLDDHFQHSDIIDETLRKSLDELLSEKVCKSLVERLSSQYLGQIVQILINLEHFEIACRELEQLLIRARSTTSAGGPLRLNATEEFRNNKKTAEKRIFELVNSKIDDLVDTAEYDWLANAVQTEPSNYMQTLTRYLSNIMNSTLLGLPREIKELIYFDALSHAAEKILALPLSSEVRHINGHGVSALAQDVNYLTDFVGSLENGQMLRENLDELQQTVNLMQSDNHDEFYDISIRNKKYGRVDPPQWADAT
- a CDS encoding uncharacterized protein (antiSMASH:Cluster_5.3), which produces MPRRHGALDDYTSAVPHIILSTSDSDYLDHLIPVLKDATNSRRTPALLQSLSRYSEDREADIERIGLTKHEEFLDSVHRLQEVREGTVTLTTEILKLNQSIQASTEKLAEQKGALVNTKAVRQNIADAADALRESLTVLHAVNHSHELVRRKKYYSALKSLEDLQNEHLVSILQNRYATQHRLADVIQKSLPASRRAISEAVMSDLNTWLFRIRETSQFLGEVAFYHTEMRRSRQRARIENEKFLENFKLNSSIELIADENEEFDVLDNEELQVDFTPLFEALHIHDALGHSDRFRSEYASTRRQQKRSSYPDFD